From a region of the Streptomyces tirandamycinicus genome:
- a CDS encoding peptide ABC transporter substrate-binding protein: MRGATHVTRAACAVAVVLVACACGGGAPAGGPDGIVTSSWGDPQNPLEPANTNEVQGGKVLDMIFRGLKRYDPRTGEAEDMLAERIETDDSVEFTVTVKNGWTFSDGEPVTAKSFVDAWNYGAHLKNNQRNAYFFGYIEGYDQVHPASGQPTAQTMSGLKVTGERTFTVRLTQKFSTWPETLGYAAFAPLPSSFFSDHDAWLARPVGNGPYAVDSYTRGAQMSLRRWDGYPGQDKARNGGVDLKVYTDSNTAYTDLTAGHLDLVDDVPAAQLRNVRADLGDRYINTPAGIIQTLAFPYYDPDWNKPGQEKVRQGLSMAINRQQITDTIFQRTRTPAKDWTSPVLGPDGGYDATLCGVHCTYDPARARKLIAEGGGIPGGQVRITYNADTGSHRQWVDAVCNSVNNALGNDRACVGNPVGTFADYRNQITQSKMSGPFRAGWQMDYPLIQNFLQPLYYTNASSNDGKWSNETFDRLVDQANAETDPAKAIKTFQQAERVVRDQMAAIPLWYQNGSAGYSERISNVSLNQFSVPVYEEITVG; this comes from the coding sequence ATGCGCGGAGCCACTCACGTCACCCGGGCCGCCTGCGCGGTCGCCGTCGTCCTCGTGGCCTGCGCGTGCGGTGGCGGAGCCCCCGCCGGCGGGCCCGACGGGATCGTGACGTCGTCCTGGGGGGACCCCCAGAACCCCCTGGAACCGGCGAACACCAACGAGGTCCAGGGCGGCAAGGTCCTCGACATGATCTTCCGGGGCCTGAAGCGCTACGACCCGCGGACCGGTGAGGCCGAGGACATGCTCGCCGAGCGGATCGAGACGGACGACTCGGTCGAGTTCACGGTCACGGTCAAGAACGGCTGGACCTTCTCCGACGGTGAGCCCGTGACCGCGAAGTCCTTCGTCGACGCCTGGAACTACGGCGCGCACCTGAAGAACAACCAGCGCAACGCCTACTTCTTCGGCTACATCGAGGGGTACGACCAGGTCCATCCCGCCTCCGGGCAGCCCACCGCGCAGACCATGTCCGGCCTGAAGGTCACCGGCGAGCGGACCTTCACCGTCAGGCTCACCCAGAAGTTCTCCACCTGGCCCGAAACACTCGGCTACGCCGCGTTCGCGCCCCTGCCCAGCAGCTTCTTCAGCGACCACGACGCCTGGCTGGCCCGCCCCGTCGGCAACGGACCGTACGCCGTCGACAGCTACACCCGGGGCGCCCAGATGTCCCTGCGCCGCTGGGACGGCTATCCGGGTCAGGACAAGGCGCGCAACGGCGGCGTCGACCTGAAGGTCTACACCGACAGCAACACCGCCTACACCGATCTGACGGCGGGCCACCTCGACCTGGTCGACGACGTGCCGGCCGCCCAGCTCCGCAACGTCAGGGCCGATCTCGGCGACCGGTACATCAACACCCCGGCCGGCATCATCCAGACCCTCGCCTTCCCCTACTACGACCCGGACTGGAACAAGCCGGGCCAGGAGAAGGTGCGCCAGGGCCTGTCCATGGCGATCAACCGGCAGCAGATCACCGACACCATCTTCCAGCGGACCCGTACCCCCGCCAAGGACTGGACCTCACCCGTCCTCGGCCCCGACGGCGGCTACGACGCGACGCTGTGCGGCGTCCACTGCACCTACGACCCCGCCCGGGCGAGGAAGCTGATCGCCGAGGGCGGCGGCATCCCCGGCGGCCAGGTGAGGATCACGTACAACGCCGACACCGGCTCCCACCGGCAGTGGGTCGACGCCGTGTGCAACTCCGTCAACAACGCGCTCGGCAACGACCGGGCCTGCGTCGGCAACCCCGTCGGCACCTTCGCCGACTACCGCAACCAGATCACGCAGTCGAAGATGAGCGGCCCGTTCCGGGCCGGCTGGCAGATGGACTACCCGCTCATCCAGAACTTCCTCCAGCCGCTCTACTACACCAACGCCTCCTCCAACGACGGCAAGTGGAGCAACGAGACGTTCGACCGGCTGGTCGACCAGGCCAACGCGGAGACCGACCCCGCCAAGGCGATCAAGACCTTCCAGCAGGCGGAGAGGGTCGTACGGGACCAGATGGCCGCCATCCCGCTCTGGTACCAGAACGGCAGCGCCGGCTACTCCGAGCGGATCTCCAACGTCTCCCTGAACCAGTTCAGCGTCCCCGTCTACGAAGAGATCACCGTCGGCTGA
- a CDS encoding ABC transporter permease, whose translation MGRYVIRRLLQMIPVFVGATLLIFLMVNVMGDPIAGLCGERECDPATAARLRAEFGLDKPVWQQYLTYMGNVFTGDFGTAFNGQPVTELMADAFPVTIRLTLVAIVFEIVIGIGLGMLTGLRRGRPVDTGVLLVTLVVIAVPTFVTGLLLQLLLGVKWGWIRPSVSAEAPLDELIVPGLVLAAVSLAYVTRLTRTSIAENRRADYVRTAIAKGLPRRRVMTHHLLRNSLIPVVTFIGADIGALMGGAIVTERIFNIHGVGYQLYQGILRQNTQTVVGFVTVLVLVFLLVNLLVDLLYAVLDPRIRYA comes from the coding sequence ATGGGACGTTATGTGATCCGGCGTCTGCTCCAGATGATCCCGGTGTTCGTCGGAGCCACGCTGCTGATCTTCCTCATGGTGAACGTGATGGGCGACCCCATCGCCGGGCTGTGCGGCGAGCGGGAGTGCGACCCGGCCACCGCCGCCCGGCTGCGCGCGGAGTTCGGTCTCGACAAGCCCGTCTGGCAGCAATACCTGACCTACATGGGCAACGTCTTCACCGGTGACTTCGGCACCGCCTTCAACGGGCAGCCGGTCACCGAGTTGATGGCCGACGCCTTCCCGGTCACCATCCGGCTCACCCTGGTGGCGATCGTCTTCGAGATCGTCATCGGCATCGGCCTCGGCATGCTCACCGGGCTCCGCCGCGGCCGTCCCGTCGACACCGGCGTCCTGCTCGTCACCCTGGTCGTGATCGCAGTCCCGACCTTCGTCACCGGACTGCTGCTGCAACTGCTGCTCGGCGTGAAGTGGGGCTGGATCCGGCCCTCGGTGTCCGCCGAGGCCCCGCTCGACGAACTGATCGTGCCCGGACTGGTCCTCGCCGCCGTCTCGCTCGCCTACGTCACCCGGCTGACCAGGACCTCCATCGCCGAGAACCGGCGCGCCGACTATGTGCGCACGGCCATCGCCAAGGGACTGCCCCGCCGCCGGGTCATGACCCACCACCTGCTGCGCAACTCGCTGATCCCGGTGGTCACCTTCATCGGCGCCGACATCGGCGCACTGATGGGAGGGGCCATCGTCACCGAGCGCATCTTCAACATCCACGGCGTCGGCTACCAGCTGTACCAGGGCATCCTCCGCCAGAACACCCAGACCGTCGTCGGCTTCGTGACCGTGCTGGTGCTGGTGTTCCTGCTGGTGAACCTGCTCGTCGACCTGCTGTACGCCGTACTCGACCCGAGGATCCGCTATGCCTGA
- a CDS encoding ABC transporter permease: MPEAQYDDGRAIAPTGGGGAMDLATAEGETLERAPAGPPGSGPAGRPRSLWSDAWHDLRRNPVFVVAALVILFLVVISIWPQLIAPGNPLDCDLAKAQQGSQPGHPFGFDGQGCDVYTRTVHGARTSVTVGVCATLGVALLGSVLGGFAGFFGGAPDALLSRLTDVFFAIPVVLGGLVLLSVVTSDTVWPVIGFMLLLGWPQVSRIARGSVITVKQNDYVQAARALGASPARLLLKHVMPNAVAPVIVVATIALGTYISLEATLSYLGVGLRPPTVSWGIDISAASPYIRNAPHMLLWPAGALAVTVLAFIMLGDAVRDALDPKLR, translated from the coding sequence ATGCCTGAGGCCCAGTACGACGACGGACGGGCCATCGCGCCGACCGGCGGCGGCGGTGCCATGGACCTCGCCACCGCCGAGGGCGAGACCCTGGAGCGGGCCCCCGCCGGCCCGCCCGGGTCCGGCCCCGCCGGGAGGCCGCGCAGCCTGTGGTCCGACGCCTGGCACGACCTGCGCCGCAACCCCGTCTTCGTCGTCGCGGCCCTGGTCATCCTCTTCCTGGTCGTCATCTCGATCTGGCCGCAGCTGATCGCCCCCGGCAACCCCCTCGACTGCGACCTCGCCAAGGCGCAGCAGGGCTCCCAGCCCGGGCATCCCTTCGGCTTCGACGGCCAGGGCTGCGACGTCTACACCCGGACCGTGCACGGCGCCCGGACCTCGGTGACCGTCGGCGTCTGCGCCACGCTCGGCGTGGCGCTCCTCGGCTCCGTCCTCGGCGGGTTCGCCGGCTTCTTCGGCGGGGCCCCGGACGCCCTGCTGTCCCGGCTCACCGACGTCTTCTTCGCCATCCCCGTCGTCCTCGGCGGGCTGGTGCTGCTGTCCGTCGTCACCAGCGACACCGTCTGGCCGGTGATCGGGTTCATGCTGCTGCTGGGCTGGCCGCAGGTCTCCCGCATCGCCCGCGGGTCGGTGATCACCGTCAAGCAGAACGACTACGTGCAGGCCGCCCGGGCCCTCGGTGCCTCACCGGCGCGGCTGCTGCTGAAGCACGTCATGCCGAACGCCGTCGCACCGGTGATCGTCGTGGCCACCATCGCGCTCGGCACGTACATCTCCCTGGAGGCGACCCTGTCGTACCTCGGTGTCGGGCTGCGGCCGCCGACGGTGTCCTGGGGAATCGACATCTCCGCCGCGTCGCCGTACATCCGCAACGCCCCGCACATGCTGCTCTGGCCGGCCGGCGCGCTCGCGGTGACCGTGCTCGCGTTCATCATGCTCGGCGACGCGGTGCGCGACGCCCTCGACCCCAAGCTGCGCTGA
- a CDS encoding ABC transporter ATP-binding protein, with product MSPDTPSGGSGSRSGGSGIPSGGTGGTGGPPGRSGGPPGGPSGGSGTPSGGSGTRTPGPRVPPAGPGPLLEVRDLHVEFRTRDGVARAVDGVSWSVAAGETLAVLGESGSGKSVTAQAVMGILDTPPGRITAGEILFRGRDLLKLKEEERRRIRGAGMAMIFQDALSSLNPVLTVGDQLGEMFTVHRGMSRKDARAKAVELMDRVRIPAARERVGQYPHQFSGGMRQRIMIAMALALEPDLIIADEPTTALDVTVQAQVMDLLAELRRELGMGLVLITHDLGVVADVADRIAVMYAGRIVETAPVHDLYKAPAHPYTRGLLDSIPRLDRKGEELYAIRGLPPNPTAVPPGCAFHPRCPMARDVCRTDEPELSEVSRDRGSACFFWRECLRD from the coding sequence ATGAGCCCCGACACTCCGTCCGGTGGGTCCGGCAGTCGGTCCGGCGGGTCCGGGATTCCGTCCGGCGGTACCGGCGGAACCGGCGGTCCGCCCGGCCGTTCCGGCGGTCCGCCCGGCGGTCCGTCCGGCGGTTCCGGGACTCCGTCCGGCGGTTCCGGGACGCGAACGCCAGGGCCGCGGGTGCCGCCCGCGGGTCCGGGCCCGCTGCTGGAAGTGCGGGACCTGCACGTGGAGTTCCGCACCCGGGACGGGGTCGCCAGAGCCGTCGACGGCGTCTCCTGGTCCGTCGCCGCGGGCGAGACCCTCGCCGTGCTCGGCGAGTCCGGATCGGGGAAGTCCGTCACCGCCCAGGCCGTCATGGGCATCCTCGACACCCCGCCCGGCCGGATCACCGCCGGGGAGATCCTCTTCCGGGGGCGGGACCTGCTGAAGCTGAAGGAGGAGGAGCGCCGGAGGATCCGCGGTGCCGGAATGGCCATGATCTTCCAGGACGCGCTGTCGTCGCTGAACCCGGTGCTGACCGTCGGCGACCAGCTCGGCGAGATGTTCACCGTGCACCGCGGCATGTCGCGGAAGGACGCCCGGGCGAAGGCCGTCGAGCTGATGGACCGGGTCCGCATCCCGGCCGCGCGGGAGCGGGTGGGCCAGTACCCGCACCAGTTCAGCGGCGGTATGCGCCAGCGCATCATGATCGCCATGGCGCTGGCGCTGGAGCCGGACCTGATCATCGCCGACGAACCCACCACCGCCCTGGACGTGACGGTCCAGGCGCAGGTGATGGACCTCCTCGCCGAACTGCGCCGCGAACTCGGCATGGGGCTGGTGCTCATCACCCACGACCTCGGCGTCGTCGCGGACGTCGCCGACCGGATCGCCGTGATGTACGCGGGCCGGATCGTCGAGACCGCCCCGGTCCACGACCTCTACAAGGCCCCGGCCCATCCCTACACCCGCGGACTGCTCGACTCGATCCCCCGCCTGGACCGCAAGGGCGAGGAGCTGTACGCGATCCGGGGCCTGCCGCCGAACCCGACGGCCGTCCCGCCGGGCTGCGCCTTCCACCCGCGGTGCCCGATGGCCCGCGACGTGTGCCGGACCGACGAACCGGAGCTGTCCGAGGTGAGCCGCGACCGCGGGAGCGCCTGCTTCTTCTGGAGGGAGTGCCTCCGTGACTGA
- a CDS encoding ABC transporter ATP-binding protein, which produces MTESTGPAEPIIEVRGLHKHYPLTRGIVFRKQVGAVRAVDGVDLDLFAGETLGVVGESGCGKSTLAKLLVNLERPTSGVIRYKGEDVTRLSARALKAVRRNIQIVFQDPYTSLNPRMTVGDIVGEPYEIHPEAAPKGDRRRRVRELLDVVGLDPAYVNRYPHQFSGGQRQRIGIARGLALRPEVIVADEPVSALDVSVQAQVVNLLERLQRDFGLSYVFIAHDLSIVRHISDRVAVMYLGRIVETGRDAEIYDHPTHPYTQALLSAVPVPDPSARGRGGERAIAPTAGGGNGGAGATGGVAGNGAEGGAGGNAGIGAEGGAGGEGGNGGNGGNGAGGGRIILSGDVPSPANVPSGCRFRTRCWKARERCAREEPELAVPERFRDVRGPARHDSACHFAEERRVVPGGDRPDRD; this is translated from the coding sequence GTGACTGAGTCCACCGGTCCGGCCGAGCCGATCATCGAGGTGCGGGGCCTGCACAAGCACTATCCGCTCACCCGGGGCATCGTGTTCCGGAAGCAGGTGGGGGCGGTCAGGGCGGTCGACGGTGTCGACCTCGACCTGTTCGCCGGCGAGACGCTCGGCGTGGTGGGCGAGTCCGGCTGCGGGAAGTCCACCCTCGCGAAGCTGCTGGTCAACCTGGAGCGGCCGACGAGCGGGGTCATCCGGTACAAGGGGGAGGACGTCACCCGGCTGTCGGCGCGGGCGCTGAAGGCCGTCCGCCGCAACATCCAGATCGTGTTCCAGGACCCGTACACCTCGCTGAACCCCCGGATGACCGTCGGCGACATCGTCGGAGAGCCGTACGAGATCCATCCCGAGGCGGCGCCGAAGGGCGACCGGCGGCGGCGGGTCCGGGAACTGCTGGACGTGGTCGGGCTCGACCCCGCGTACGTCAACCGCTATCCGCACCAGTTCTCCGGGGGGCAGCGGCAGCGCATCGGCATCGCGCGGGGCCTGGCGCTGCGGCCCGAGGTCATCGTGGCGGACGAACCCGTCTCCGCCCTCGACGTGTCCGTCCAGGCGCAGGTGGTCAATCTGCTGGAGCGGCTGCAGAGGGACTTCGGCCTCAGCTATGTGTTCATCGCCCACGACCTGTCGATCGTCCGCCACATCTCGGACCGGGTCGCGGTGATGTACCTGGGGCGCATCGTCGAGACCGGCAGGGACGCCGAGATCTACGACCATCCCACCCATCCGTACACGCAGGCCCTGCTGTCCGCGGTGCCGGTGCCGGATCCCTCGGCACGCGGGCGCGGCGGTGAACGGGCCATCGCGCCGACCGCCGGCGGCGGGAACGGCGGGGCCGGTGCGACGGGTGGGGTCGCCGGGAACGGCGCGGAGGGCGGGGCCGGTGGGAACGCCGGGATCGGCGCGGAGGGCGGGGCCGGCGGGGAAGGTGGGAACGGCGGGAACGGCGGGAACGGCGCGGGCGGCGGGCGGATCATCCTCTCCGGTGATGTGCCCTCGCCCGCGAACGTCCCCTCCGGCTGCCGGTTCCGCACCCGCTGCTGGAAGGCCCGGGAGCGGTGCGCGCGGGAGGAGCCGGAACTGGCGGTGCCGGAGCGGTTCCGGGACGTGCGGGGCCCCGCCCGGCACGACTCGGCGTGCCACTTCGCCGAGGAGCGGCGGGTGGTGCCGGGCGGCGACCGGCCGGACCGGGACTGA
- a CDS encoding GNAT family N-acetyltransferase, with amino-acid sequence MTTEVYRDAWGIPHLRASSALELARAQGRNAATDRAWQIEVERHRVRGTTAAFLGAEAVVWDRFARQARLEDTARRCFAALDADTAAWVGAYAEGVGDGLAEGARSAPEFAATGLEPGHWEPWVPLGIWIATHILFAGFPTKLWREEVARRLGGDLATLFATDGPGTAGSNGWLVTGARTETGAPLIAGDPHRFIEDPGVYQQIHLVCPDVDIVGLAVPGVPGLAHFGHTGSVAWAITNAMADYQDLYRERLRRTGDGIEAEGPDGWHPVAHHHETIEVAGGDPVTVEVIETGRGPVIAGDAPAPGGSGAMSGGGGAVTEAVSLRYPPRVTAALGFEAIPALLRARTVGDVDRAFDDWAEPVNVVQAADTEGGLLHRVAGRVPVRSEANRLRVVPAWEPGHEWRGWHETPRAEVGDFAVMANARGIATPLGVEFAPPHRADRIAALLRESTSWTAPGMAAVHTDTRLASAAPLLELVAALDQSRLNPGAAALRNRLLGWDRRMAADSTDAALFAAVRSAVVRRFAAHPALEPLSGSFGYPEVFLPWLYLPAKIGYALETLLTTDRLPGIDRAALVRDAVDEVAAAEAAPAGGAETTWGERHRLAPWQALPAPGGEDWPGLPGDHDCVLATSSVPGVTDLSARGPAARYVWDLARREDSLWVVPLGARGVPGDTHHRDQLPLWLRGDFVPVVTDFDLLTPEHRTEETMTTEAPAGSGRAESPNRATVDGLGAVHVRRLDPARDTDVVHSWVGEERARFWGMRGTSRDEVREIYEHLDSLTTHHAFLVLLGDEPVMLFQTYEPEADRVSECYEAEPGDIGIHLMVGPVQGSPRPGFTAALLGVLVGHVLADGDVRRIIAEPDVRNTRAIERLRRSGFEIGPEIVLPEVDLPEVFLPEKRARLAILSRETAETLR; translated from the coding sequence GTGACGACCGAGGTCTACCGGGATGCCTGGGGCATCCCGCATCTGCGCGCCTCCAGCGCCCTGGAACTGGCCCGGGCCCAGGGGCGGAACGCCGCCACCGACCGGGCCTGGCAGATCGAGGTCGAACGGCACCGGGTACGGGGCACGACGGCCGCCTTCCTGGGCGCGGAGGCCGTGGTGTGGGACAGGTTCGCCCGGCAGGCCCGGCTCGAGGACACCGCCCGGCGCTGCTTCGCCGCCCTGGACGCGGACACGGCGGCCTGGGTGGGCGCCTATGCGGAGGGAGTCGGCGACGGGCTCGCCGAAGGCGCCCGGAGCGCCCCCGAGTTCGCCGCCACCGGTCTCGAACCCGGCCACTGGGAGCCGTGGGTGCCGCTCGGCATCTGGATCGCCACCCACATCCTGTTCGCCGGGTTCCCGACCAAGCTGTGGCGGGAGGAGGTCGCACGGCGGCTCGGCGGCGACCTGGCCACCCTGTTCGCCACCGACGGCCCCGGCACCGCGGGCAGCAACGGCTGGCTGGTCACCGGCGCGCGGACGGAGACGGGAGCGCCGCTGATCGCCGGGGACCCGCACCGCTTCATCGAGGACCCGGGCGTCTACCAGCAGATCCATCTGGTGTGCCCGGACGTCGACATCGTCGGCCTGGCCGTGCCGGGCGTCCCCGGACTCGCCCACTTCGGCCACACCGGCTCCGTCGCCTGGGCCATCACCAACGCCATGGCCGACTACCAGGACCTGTACCGCGAGCGCCTGCGGCGCACCGGGGACGGGATCGAGGCGGAGGGCCCGGACGGCTGGCACCCGGTCGCCCACCACCACGAGACGATCGAGGTCGCGGGCGGTGACCCGGTCACCGTCGAGGTGATCGAGACCGGACGCGGCCCGGTGATCGCCGGGGACGCCCCGGCACCGGGCGGGAGCGGCGCGATGTCGGGCGGGGGCGGCGCGGTGACGGAGGCCGTCAGTCTCCGCTACCCGCCGCGGGTCACCGCGGCCCTCGGCTTCGAGGCGATCCCCGCGCTCCTGCGGGCCCGGACCGTCGGCGACGTCGACCGGGCCTTCGACGACTGGGCCGAGCCGGTCAACGTCGTGCAGGCGGCGGACACCGAGGGCGGTCTGCTGCACCGGGTCGCCGGGCGCGTACCGGTGCGGTCCGAGGCCAACCGGCTGCGGGTGGTGCCCGCATGGGAGCCCGGGCACGAATGGCGCGGCTGGCACGAGACACCCCGTGCCGAGGTCGGGGACTTCGCCGTGATGGCGAACGCCCGCGGTATCGCCACCCCCCTGGGAGTGGAGTTCGCGCCGCCCCACCGGGCCGACCGCATCGCCGCGCTGCTGCGGGAGTCCACGAGCTGGACGGCGCCCGGGATGGCGGCCGTCCACACCGACACCCGGCTGGCGTCGGCCGCACCCCTGCTGGAGCTGGTGGCCGCGCTGGACCAGAGCCGGCTCAACCCCGGCGCCGCGGCGCTGCGGAACCGGCTGCTGGGGTGGGACCGCCGGATGGCGGCCGACAGCACCGACGCCGCGCTGTTCGCCGCCGTCCGCTCGGCCGTCGTACGGCGGTTCGCGGCCCATCCCGCGCTGGAGCCGCTGAGCGGTTCGTTCGGGTACCCGGAGGTGTTCCTGCCCTGGCTGTACCTCCCGGCGAAGATCGGGTACGCGCTGGAGACCCTGCTCACGACCGACCGGCTGCCCGGGATCGACCGGGCCGCGCTCGTCCGCGACGCCGTCGACGAGGTCGCCGCTGCCGAGGCCGCCCCGGCCGGCGGGGCGGAGACCACCTGGGGCGAGCGCCACCGCCTCGCGCCCTGGCAGGCGCTGCCCGCCCCCGGCGGCGAGGACTGGCCGGGACTGCCCGGCGACCACGACTGCGTGCTGGCCACCTCCAGCGTCCCCGGCGTCACCGACCTGAGTGCCCGCGGCCCCGCCGCCCGCTATGTGTGGGACCTCGCCCGGCGCGAGGACAGCCTCTGGGTGGTCCCGTTGGGCGCCCGGGGCGTCCCCGGCGACACACACCACCGCGACCAGCTGCCGCTGTGGCTGCGCGGAGACTTCGTCCCCGTCGTCACCGACTTCGACCTGCTCACCCCCGAGCACCGCACCGAGGAGACCATGACCACTGAGGCCCCCGCCGGATCGGGCAGAGCCGAATCGCCGAACCGGGCGACCGTCGACGGGCTGGGCGCGGTGCATGTGCGGCGCCTGGACCCGGCACGGGACACGGACGTCGTCCACTCCTGGGTCGGCGAGGAGCGGGCCCGCTTCTGGGGCATGCGCGGGACGAGCCGGGACGAGGTGCGGGAGATCTACGAGCATCTGGACTCGCTCACCACGCACCACGCGTTCCTGGTCCTCCTCGGCGACGAGCCCGTGATGCTGTTCCAGACGTACGAACCGGAGGCCGACCGGGTCAGCGAGTGCTACGAGGCCGAACCCGGTGACATCGGCATCCATCTGATGGTCGGCCCGGTCCAGGGAAGTCCTCGGCCGGGCTTCACGGCCGCCCTGCTCGGAGTGCTCGTCGGCCATGTCCTGGCCGACGGGGACGTCCGGCGGATCATCGCCGAGCCGGACGTCCGCAACACCAGGGCGATCGAGCGGCTGCGGCGCAGCGGCTTCGAGATCGGCCCGGAGATCGTCCTTCCGGAGGTCGACCTGCCCGAGGTGTTCCTCCCGGAGAAGCGGGCCCGGCTGGCGATCCTGAGCCGGGAGACGGCCGAGACCCTGCGGTAG
- a CDS encoding siderophore-interacting protein, with protein MGHGWEGVVLRLFRGRDFEFTVTGAEQVTDHYRRIHLTDGGMLAATGVHPTMWVRLWFDDAGKPHQRAFTLVDPDPAKGTFSMEFALHDGRAGDWARAAKPGDRIDATLQGTGFTVPDPLPSRLFAVGDPASLPAVNSLLDAMPEVPATLWFETQHASDAELPLRAGAAHHDVRRVPRQHGGAALVAEVRAALPGLLGDDRSDAFVWIACDTATTRTLTAYVRKELGLPKDRVNALGYWRPEKSGTR; from the coding sequence GTGGGGCATGGCTGGGAGGGCGTGGTCCTCAGGCTGTTCCGGGGCAGGGACTTCGAGTTCACGGTGACGGGCGCGGAGCAGGTGACAGACCACTACCGCCGGATCCACCTGACCGACGGGGGCATGCTCGCCGCCACGGGAGTGCATCCCACCATGTGGGTGCGCCTCTGGTTCGACGACGCGGGCAAGCCGCACCAGCGGGCCTTCACCCTGGTAGACCCCGACCCGGCCAAGGGCACGTTCAGCATGGAGTTCGCGCTGCACGACGGCCGTGCCGGCGACTGGGCGCGCGCCGCCAAGCCGGGCGACAGGATCGACGCCACCCTCCAGGGAACCGGGTTCACCGTGCCCGACCCGCTGCCCTCGCGGCTGTTCGCCGTCGGCGACCCGGCCTCGCTGCCCGCCGTCAACTCCCTGCTCGACGCCATGCCGGAGGTGCCCGCCACCCTGTGGTTCGAGACCCAGCACGCGTCGGACGCCGAACTGCCCCTGCGGGCCGGCGCCGCCCACCACGACGTGCGGCGGGTCCCCCGGCAGCACGGCGGCGCGGCCCTCGTGGCGGAGGTGCGGGCCGCGCTGCCCGGACTGCTCGGCGACGACCGGTCGGACGCGTTCGTCTGGATCGCCTGCGACACGGCGACGACCCGGACCCTCACCGCGTACGTCCGCAAGGAACTCGGCCTGCCCAAGGACCGGGTGAACGCGCTCGGGTACTGGCGCCCGGAGAAGTCCGGAACGCGATGA
- a CDS encoding VanZ family protein: MLRAYLLPVEVAVTVFPLIAALIVVPVAIRGYRRRGRAGGWPVLVFYSFVFYLLATLLQTVVPLPADIDGHCAVTRYAERPQLEPLAFRGTVSTAAAGNWAPAHLITLAPAWTTLLNAVLLLPLGVYLRYYLRRGFLSSTVLAFAISLFFESTQYTGLWFVYACPYRQFNVDDLILNTAGAMAGWIVAGPLTRLLPVNNPDSERSRYGTRVTLTRRALAFLTDTAGWLVVWTLFAGLLGVAADWPTGRRHALPAGAVLGLLWFWLLPAAMAATVGKRALLLRVTRPDGSPPGALRMMVRTGVLYLPLALLWLTLVHETGTLAMPGPLATVLPYATALGAVVLWGAPPLAALLRRDGLAPHERWSGTVNRAVMPAEGGGPFLPVPETAGDGRR, translated from the coding sequence GTGCTCCGTGCCTACCTGCTGCCCGTCGAGGTCGCGGTCACCGTGTTCCCGCTGATCGCCGCGCTGATCGTGGTCCCGGTCGCGATCCGCGGCTACCGCCGGCGCGGGCGGGCCGGCGGCTGGCCCGTACTGGTCTTCTACAGCTTCGTCTTCTACCTTCTGGCCACCCTGCTGCAGACCGTCGTGCCGCTGCCCGCCGACATCGACGGCCACTGCGCGGTCACCCGCTACGCGGAACGGCCCCAACTGGAGCCGCTCGCCTTCCGCGGGACGGTCTCCACGGCCGCGGCCGGCAACTGGGCACCCGCCCACCTGATCACGCTGGCCCCGGCCTGGACCACTCTGCTCAACGCCGTGCTCCTGCTGCCCCTGGGTGTCTACCTGCGCTACTACCTGCGCCGGGGGTTCCTCTCCAGCACGGTGCTGGCGTTCGCCATCTCGCTGTTCTTCGAGAGCACCCAGTACACGGGTCTGTGGTTCGTCTACGCCTGCCCCTACCGCCAGTTCAACGTGGACGACCTCATCCTCAACACCGCGGGAGCCATGGCCGGGTGGATCGTCGCCGGGCCGCTCACCCGCCTGCTCCCGGTCAACAACCCCGACTCCGAACGCAGCCGCTACGGCACCCGCGTCACCCTCACCCGGAGGGCTCTGGCCTTTCTGACCGACACGGCCGGCTGGCTCGTCGTCTGGACGCTGTTCGCCGGACTGCTCGGTGTCGCCGCGGACTGGCCCACGGGCCGGCGCCACGCGCTGCCCGCCGGGGCCGTCCTCGGTCTGCTGTGGTTCTGGCTGCTGCCCGCCGCCATGGCCGCCACCGTCGGCAAGCGGGCCCTGCTGCTCCGCGTCACCCGCCCCGACGGAAGCCCGCCGGGGGCCCTGCGCATGATGGTGCGCACCGGCGTGCTGTACCTCCCGCTCGCGCTGCTCTGGCTGACCCTGGTCCACGAGACCGGGACCCTGGCCATGCCCGGTCCGCTCGCGACGGTGCTGCCCTACGCGACCGCGCTGGGGGCCGTGGTGCTGTGGGGAGCGCCGCCGCTCGCGGCCCTCCTGCGACGCGACGGCCTCGCTCCGCACGAACGCTGGTCCGGCACCGTGAACCGCGCCGTCATGCCGGCGGAGGGCGGCGGTCCCTTCCTGCCGGTTCCGGAGACGGCCGGGGATGGGCGGCGGTGA